One Salarias fasciatus chromosome 22, fSalaFa1.1, whole genome shotgun sequence DNA segment encodes these proteins:
- the LOC115409122 gene encoding 14-3-3-like protein — MVDRKTQGMLGQLLEVAERYDDMVKAMKAVAECASSEKTELTIDERNLLSVAYKNAVGERRSSHRAISNWLRENKDKGDLPQIKQVKEEVEKELNKICCEVLDLLDKHMIPFAATAESKVFYLKMKGDYYRYKAEVAGDNKEDIKNSEAAYQAAFDVSEKEMSTTNPIRLGLALNFSVFYYEIKCSPKEARELAKKAFDDAIVDLESSNPETQKDSTLILQLLKDNLTLWTADAQLDGEGEGGEQVEQVEQTEQPTEK; from the exons ATGGTTGACAGGAAGACCCAGGGAATGCTGGGCCAGCTGCTCGAGGTGGCCGAGCGCTATGACGACATGGTCAAAGCCATGAAGGCTGTTGCAGAGTGTGCCTCCAGTGAGAAAACCGAGCTCACTATTGATGAGCGCAACCTTCTGTCCGTTGCATACAAGAATGCGGTGGGCGAGCGGAGGTCTTCCCACAGGGCAATATCCAACTGGCTccgtgaaaataaagacaaaggtGATTTACCACAGATTAAGCAGGTCAAAGAGGAAGTCGAGAAGGAGCTCAACAAAATCTGCTGTGAAGTACTG GATCTGCTGGATAAACACATGATCCCTTTCGCTGCTACAGCTGAAAGCAAAGTCTTCTACCTGAAGATGAAGGGAGACTATTACCGCTACAAGGCCGAGGTGGCTGGCGACAATAAAGAAG ACATCAAAAATTCAGAGGCTGCCTACCAGGCAGCCTTTGACGTCAGCGAGAAAGAAATGTCGACCACAAATCCCATCCGCCTTGGCCTCGCTCTCAACTTTTCTGTCTTCTACTACGAGATCAAGTGCTCACCCAAAGAGGCTCGCGAGCTGGCCAAGAAG GCATTTGACGACGCCATCGTGGACCTGGAAAGCAGCAACCCAGAGACTCAGAAAGACAGCACCTTGATCTTGCAGCTCCTCAAAGACAATCTGACC CtgtggacagcggacgctcagCTGGACGGCGAGGGCGAAGGaggggagcaggtggagcaggtggagcagacggaGCAGCCAACCGAGAAGTGA
- the LOC115409120 gene encoding polyadenylate-binding protein 1-like has product MNPGAPSYPMASLYVGDLHQDVTEAMLYEKFSPAGAILSIRVCRDMITRRSLGYAYVNFQQPADAERALDTMNFDVIKGRPVRIMWSQRDPSLRKSGVGNIFIKNLDKSIDNKALYDTFSAFGNILSCKVVCDENGSKGYGFVHFETQEAAERAIEKMNGMLLNDRKVFVGRFKSRKEREAELGARAKEFTNVYIKNFGDDMDDEKLREVFSKYGSAMSIRVMIDDTGKSRGFGFVSFERHEDAQKAVDEMNGKELNGKLIYVGRAQKKVERQTELKRKFEQMKQDRMTRYQGVNLYVKNLDDGIDDECLRKEFSPFGTITSAKVMLEGGRSKGFGFVCFSSPEEATKAVTEMNGRIVATKPLYVALAQRKEERQAHLTNQYMQRMASVRAVPNPVINPYQPAPPSGYFMAAIPPAQNRATYYPAAGQMAQLRPSPRWTTQGVRPQHFPNMPGAMRPSASRPQTFGAMRPASQVPRMMSTQRVAQAMGPRPASAAAAANNAVRGVPQYKYAAGVRNPQQHMATQPQVNMQQPAVHVQGQEPLTASMLAAAPPQEQKQMLGERLFPLIQNMHPSLAGKITGMLLEIDNSELLHMLESPESLRSKVDEAVAVLQAHQAKETAQKTVTNTAVVQSV; this is encoded by the exons ATGAACCCCGGCGCTCCCAGTTACCCCATGGCCTCGCTGTACGTCGGGGACCTGCATCAAGATGTGACCGAGGCGATGCTGTACGAGAAGTTCAGCCCGGCCGGAGCCATCCTCTCGATCCGGGTCTGCAGGGACATGATCACCCGCCGTTCCCTTGGATACGCCTATGTCAACTTCCAGCAGCCGGCGGACG CTGAGCGTGCACTGGACACCATGAACTTCGATGTGATCAAGGGCAGGCCCGTACGCATCATGTGGTCGCAGCGTGATCCATCGCTGAGAAAAAGTGGAGTCGGAAACATCTTTATTAAGAATCTTGACAAGTCCATTGACAACAAGGCTCTTTATGATACTTTTTCGGCTTTTGGCAACATCCTATCATGCAAG GTGGTTTGTGACGAGAATGGCTCTAAAGGTTACGGCTTTGTGCATTTTGAGACTCAGGAGGCAGCCGAACGAGCCATTGAAAAAATGAATGGCATGCTACTCAATGACCGAAAAGT ATTTGTGGGTCGCTTCAAATCTCGCAAAGAACGCGAGGCTGAGCTGGGTGCCCGGGCTAAAGAGTTCACTAATGTCTACATTAAAAACTTCGGTGACGACATGGATGATGAAAAGCTGAGAGAAGTCTTCAGTAAATATG gAAGTGCCATGAGTATCCGAGTCATGATTGATGACACCGGGAAGTCTCGGGGTTTTGGGTTTGTCAGCTTCGAAAGGCATGAGGATGCGCAGAAG GCAGTGGACGAGATGAACGGGAAGGAGCTGAACGGCAAGCTGATCTATGTCGGACGTGCCCAGAAGAAGGTGGAGCGACAGACGGAGCTGAAGCGAAAATTTGAACAAATGAAACAAGATCGCATGACTCGTTACCAG GGAGTCAACTTGTACGTGAAGAACCTGGATGACGGAATTGATGACGAATGCCTGCGAAAAGAGTTTTCACCCTTTGGTACCATAACCAGTGCCAAG GTCATGTTGGAGGGTGGACGCAGCAAAGGCTTTGGCTTCGTCTGCTTCTCGTCCCCAGAAGAGGCCACCAAAGCTGTGACAGAAATGAACGGGCGCATTGTGGCCACCAAGCCTCTGTACGTGGCCCTGGCCCAGAGGAAAGAGGAGCGTCAAGCCCACCTCACCAACCAGTACATGCAGCGGATGGCCAGTGTGCGCGCGGTGCCAAATCCTGTCATCAACCCCTATCAGCCGGCCCCGCCCTCTGGTTACTTCATGGCAGCCATCCCTCCGGCCCAGAATCGCGCCACCTATTACCCAGCTGCGGGTCAGATGGCCCAGCTTCGCCCGAGTCCGCGCTGGACCACACAGGGTGTCCGACCACAGC aCTTCCCCAACATGCCCGGCGCCATGCGTCCTTCAGCTTCTCGCCCTCAGACCTTTGGTGCGATGCGGCCTGCTTCACAAGTGCCCCGTATGATGTCCACCCAGCGTGTCG CTCAGGCGATGGGTCCGCGACCagccagcgctgctgctgcagcgaaCAATGCTGTGCGTGGAGTGCCTCAGTACAAGTACGCAGCAGGAGTCCGCAACCCTCAGCAGCACATGGCTACCCAGCCGCAGGTGAACATGCAGCAG CCTGCAGTCCACGTTCAGGGACAGGAGCCTCTCACTGCTTCCATGCTGGCCGCTGCTCCTCCGCAGGAACAGAAGCAGATGCTGG GTGAACGTCTCTTCCCACTGATCCAGAACATGCATCCCAGTCTGGCAGGCAAGATCACCGGCATGCTCCTCGAGATCGACAACTCCGAGCTGCTCCACATGCTGGAGTCCCCAGAGTCTCTGCGCTCAAAG GTGGACGAGGCTGTGGCTGTGCTTCAGGCCCACCAGGCCAAAGAGACGGCCCAGAAGACAGTGACAAACACTGCTGTTGTTCAAAGTGTCTGA